In Erigeron canadensis isolate Cc75 chromosome 6, C_canadensis_v1, whole genome shotgun sequence, the following are encoded in one genomic region:
- the LOC122606106 gene encoding inositol phosphorylceramide glucuronosyltransferase 1-like produces the protein MKVSDIWRLGLCLILYVLGAVNQDAKTALASESESESSSYYSSSSSKSKEAYVTLLYGDEFVLGARVLGKSIRDTRSTKDMVVLVSDGVSDYAKTLLQADGWIVKPISLLENPNQVRPTRFWGVYTKLKIFNMTDYEKVVYLDADTIVIKNIDVLFKCGKFCANLKHSERLNSGVMVVEPSAELFNDMISKVTTLYSYTGGDQGFLNAYYAGFPSARVFDPNISPEEMDSRPVSEMERLSTLYNADVGLYMLANKWMVDEKELCVIHYTLGPLKPWDWWTSWLLKPVDIWQDVRNHLEESLPGTAGGRNPRDVLLVKFLFLLPIFILLFCYYRSFLQTRSLCDHARHIYYKFKTGGALAYSTVSSSTINSSQQFPNGANSMVPAFLGGFSILVCFISAIVSLGFGLSVVPRQAKPWTGLILMYEWIFTIFFLLFGCYLHIIYKWGRMVANQTGNRPGDSDYDSEKGHQKASCDVAPWYYGFGMAFLAVATPLAPGIFGITALFVRLGLMVVGGLVFASFMTYASEHLAIRSFIRGLEDRDTSRSRNICVLCC, from the exons ATGAAAGTGAGTGATATTTGGAGATTAGGATTATGTTTGATTCTTTATGTATTAGGTGCTGTTAATCAAGATGCAAAAACAGCATTGGCATCagaatctgaatctgaatcttcttcttattattcATCCTCTTCGTCGAAGTCAAAGGAAGCGTATGTAACCCTTTTATACGGAGATGAATTCGTGTTGGGTGCACGTGTTCTTGGTAAATCCATTCGCGATACAAGATCCACCAAAGACATGGTTGTCTTGGTTTCTGATGGCGTTTCTGATTACGCCAAGACTCTTTTACAG gCTGATGGTTGGATTGTGAAGCCAATAAGTCTATTGGAAAATCCTAATCAAGTGAGACCAACAAGGTTTTGGGGTGTATACACCAAGCTCAAGATTTTTAACATGACTGATTATGAAAAAG TGGTGTATCTTGATGCTGATACGATTGTCATCAAGAATATTGATGTTTTGTTCAAATGTGGAAAATTTTGTGCCAATTTAAAGCATTCTGAAAGACTCAACTCGGGTGTTATGGTAGTTGAACCATCTGCAGAACTTTTCAACGACATGATTAGTAAAGTCACGACGTTGTACTCTTATACTGGAG GTGATCAAGGCTTTCTGAATGCATATTATGCTGGGTTTCCGAGTGCACGTGTTTTTGACCCAAATATTTCTCCTGAAGAAATGGATTCTAGACCAGTTTCAGAAATGGAGAGACTTTCTACTCTTTATAATGCAGATGTTGGACTTTACATGCTTGCTAACAAG TGGATGGTAGATGAGAAAGAACTTTGTGTCATACACTATACACTTGGGCCTCTCAAACCATGGGATTGGTGGACTTCATGGCTTTTAAAACCTGTTGATATATGGcag GATGTTAGAAATCACTTAGAAGAATCTCTGCCAGGAACAGCAGGAGGCAGAAATCCTCGAGACGTTCTTCTAGTCAAATTTCTATTTTTGCTCCCAATATTCATTTTACTGTTCTGCTATTATCGATCATTTCTACAG ACACGGTCTTTATGCGATCATGCTAgacatatatattacaaatttaaaacagGAGGTGCACTTGCTTATTCTACAGTATCTTCGTCTACCATTAATTCTAGTCAACAG TTCCCTAATGGTGCAAACTCAATGGTGCCTGCCTTTCTTGGTGGGTTTTCTATATTAGTCTGTTTCATATCTGCGATAGTGTCCCTTGGATTTGGACTTTCCGTCGTGCCTAGGCAAGCGAAGCCATGGACGGGATTGATTCTGATGTATGAGTGGATATTTACAATTTTCTTTCTATTGTTTGGATGTTACTTgcacataatatataaatgggGAAGGATGGTGGCAAATCAAACAGGAAACCGCCCTGGAGATTCAGATTATGATTCTGAaaaag GTCATCAGAAGGCATCTTGTGATGTTGCACCATGGTATTATGGGTTTGGGATGGCCTTTCTGGCTGTTGCCACCCCTTTAGCGCCTGGTATTTTTGGGATTACAGCTTTATTTGTAAG GTTAGGTTTGATGGTCGTGGGAGGTTTAGTATTTGCATCTTTTATGACATATGCCTCGGAACACCTAGCCATAAGGTCATTTATACGAGGACTTGAAGATAGGGATACATCAAGATCAAGGAACATATGTGTTTTATGCTGCTAA